The following coding sequences are from one Pseudonocardia sp. EC080619-01 window:
- a CDS encoding DUF3105 domain-containing protein, with protein sequence MASGKSSGKKRPPSVGAVNQRQIPWGTVAAVVVIVALTAGFIGYPLLQRGQNAQWTPSEENRDPSLAIEGIVSQEYPGLQHVLGFQSVAYTHSPPFGGAHDGFWAACNGVIYPQPVRSENLVHSLEHGAIWITYNPDQVDEAALGSLRQRVEGQPYTVMSPYPGLDSPISLQSWGHQLKLTDAEDERIDQFIRSLRTNRFTHPEVGASCDALGAQGFDQDNPPPFAPIPPQTAVDKQTVFPENEGANPGGAPAPDPVVPGQ encoded by the coding sequence ATGGCCAGCGGCAAGTCGTCCGGCAAGAAGCGTCCGCCGTCGGTGGGGGCGGTGAACCAGCGCCAGATCCCCTGGGGGACCGTCGCGGCCGTCGTCGTCATCGTGGCCCTGACCGCCGGGTTCATCGGTTACCCGCTGCTGCAGCGCGGCCAGAACGCGCAGTGGACCCCGAGCGAGGAGAACCGCGACCCGTCGCTGGCGATCGAGGGCATCGTGAGCCAGGAGTACCCCGGGCTGCAGCACGTCCTCGGGTTCCAGTCGGTCGCCTACACCCACAGCCCGCCGTTCGGCGGCGCGCACGACGGCTTCTGGGCGGCCTGCAACGGCGTCATCTACCCCCAGCCGGTGCGCTCGGAGAACCTCGTGCACTCGCTCGAGCACGGCGCGATCTGGATCACCTACAACCCGGACCAGGTCGACGAGGCCGCCCTCGGGTCGCTGCGTCAGCGCGTCGAGGGGCAGCCGTACACGGTGATGTCGCCCTACCCGGGCCTCGACTCCCCGATCTCCCTGCAGTCCTGGGGTCACCAGCTCAAGCTGACCGACGCCGAGGACGAGCGGATCGACCAGTTCATCCGGTCGCTGCGGACCAACCGCTTCACCCACCCCGAGGTCGGCGCGTCGTGTGACGCGCTCGGCGCCCAGGGCTTCGACCAGGACAACCCGCCGCCGTTCGCCCCGATCCCGCCGCAGACCGCTGTCGACAAGCAGACCGTGTTCCCGGAGAACGAGGGCGCGAACCCGGGCGGCGCCCCCGCCCCCGACCCGGTGGTCCCGGGCCAGTGA